The proteins below come from a single Asanoa ferruginea genomic window:
- a CDS encoding ABC transporter permease, which yields MTTATLAVFEYHLVGYRRTWRGTVLGSFLLPLLTMLGFGVGVGAYVDGGVAGVPYLDYVVPGLVASTALQVAAGESSWPVLGNFAWHKIYFAQAAAPLRVRDVLGGHLLFVLFRVALSAAAFLLVATLFGAVHSVWAVAALPVVVLLGLAVAAPVFAWSSTITSDSYLALLFRFLVLPMSLFAGVFFPVESMPVGLRWVAYATPLWHGVDLCRAATLGVAPQWSIVGHLAYLAFWAGGGWWLAHVRFRKRLVF from the coding sequence ATGACAACCGCGACGTTGGCCGTTTTCGAATACCACCTGGTCGGCTACCGGCGCACCTGGCGGGGCACCGTGCTGGGCTCGTTCCTGCTGCCGTTGCTGACCATGCTCGGCTTCGGGGTGGGCGTCGGGGCCTATGTCGACGGTGGCGTGGCGGGCGTGCCCTACCTCGACTACGTGGTGCCCGGCCTGGTCGCCTCGACCGCCCTCCAGGTCGCGGCCGGCGAGAGCAGTTGGCCGGTGCTGGGCAACTTCGCCTGGCACAAGATCTATTTCGCGCAGGCCGCGGCGCCACTGCGGGTCCGCGACGTGCTCGGTGGCCACCTGTTGTTCGTGCTGTTCCGGGTGGCGCTGTCGGCCGCCGCGTTCCTGCTGGTGGCCACCCTGTTCGGCGCGGTGCACTCGGTCTGGGCGGTGGCCGCGCTGCCGGTCGTCGTGCTGCTCGGCCTCGCGGTGGCGGCGCCGGTCTTCGCCTGGAGTTCCACGATCACCTCCGACAGCTACCTCGCCCTGCTGTTCCGCTTCCTGGTCCTGCCGATGTCGCTGTTCGCCGGTGTCTTCTTCCCGGTCGAGAGCATGCCGGTGGGGCTCCGCTGGGTGGCCTACGCGACGCCGCTGTGGCACGGGGTCGACCTGTGCCGGGCCGCGACGCTCGGTGTCGCTCCACAGTGGTCGATCGTCGGCCACCTCGCCTACCTGGCGTTCTGGGCCGGCGGCGGCTGGTGGCTGGCACACGTCCGGTTCCGCAAGCGCCTGGTGTTCTA
- a CDS encoding ABC transporter ATP-binding protein, protein MTDGKPLIEATGLVKRFGGFTAVDGIDVAVRAGEAFGFLGPNGAGKSSTMRMIGCVSPVTEGSLRILGMDPARDGPAIRARLGVCPQTDNLDPELTVAENLTTYARFFGIPRKVARARAAELLEFVQLTERAGSKVEPLSGGMKRRLTIARALVNEPEVVLLDEPTTGLDPQARHLVWERLFRLKRQGVTLVLTTHYMDEAEQLCDRLVVMDGGRIVAEGSPRDLISQHSTREVVELRFAAESQELFVDKLAGIGERVEPLPDRVLLYVDDGDAAVATVHERALQPASVLVRRSTLEDVFLHLTGRTLVD, encoded by the coding sequence GTGACTGACGGCAAGCCACTCATCGAGGCGACGGGGCTGGTCAAACGCTTCGGTGGGTTCACCGCGGTCGACGGCATCGACGTCGCCGTGCGGGCCGGTGAGGCGTTCGGCTTCCTCGGTCCCAACGGCGCCGGCAAGAGCTCGACCATGCGCATGATCGGCTGTGTCTCGCCGGTGACCGAGGGCTCGCTGCGCATCCTCGGGATGGATCCGGCCCGCGACGGCCCGGCGATCCGCGCGCGGCTCGGCGTCTGTCCACAGACCGACAACCTCGATCCCGAGCTGACGGTGGCCGAAAACCTGACCACCTATGCCCGGTTCTTCGGCATCCCGCGCAAGGTGGCCCGCGCCCGGGCCGCCGAGCTGCTCGAGTTCGTGCAGCTCACCGAGCGCGCCGGCAGCAAGGTCGAGCCGCTCTCCGGCGGCATGAAACGGCGGCTGACGATCGCCCGCGCGCTGGTCAACGAGCCCGAGGTGGTGCTGCTCGACGAGCCGACCACCGGCCTCGACCCGCAGGCCCGCCACCTGGTCTGGGAGCGGCTGTTCCGGCTCAAACGCCAGGGCGTGACGCTGGTGCTGACCACGCACTACATGGACGAGGCCGAGCAGCTCTGCGACCGGCTCGTGGTGATGGACGGCGGCCGCATCGTCGCCGAGGGCTCGCCACGTGACCTGATCTCCCAACACTCGACCCGCGAGGTCGTCGAGCTGCGCTTCGCCGCCGAGTCGCAGGAGCTGTTCGTCGACAAGCTGGCCGGCATCGGCGAGCGGGTCGAGCCGCTGCCCGACCGCGTCCTGCTCTATGTCGACGACGGTGACGCGGCGGTGGCCACGGTGCACGAGCGGGCGCTCCAGCCGGCCAGCGTGCTGGTGCGGCGCAGCACCCTCGAAGACGTCTTCCTGCACCTGACCGGCCGGACCCTGGTCGACTGA
- the dnaG gene encoding DNA primase, protein MAGRIREEDIALVRERTAIADVISEHVTLKSAGGGNLKGLCPFHDEKTPSFTVAPGRNVFFCHGCGKGGDAISFLMDVDHLTFVESVERLAGRAGIQLRYIEGGPAPMRAQQQGVKQRLVAAHAAAADFYSGQLTTPGARLAREFLAQRGFNRAAAQDFGCGFAPEGWDPLTRHLRQSGFSGQELVAAGLAREARSGNLIDRFRRRLVWPIRELSGDIIGFGARKLFDDDDGPKYLNTPETTLYKKSHVLYGIEHAKREIARQGRAVIVEGYTDVMACHLAGVKTAVATCGTAFGGDHISVLRRLLMDTDSFAGEIIFTFDGDAAGQKAALRAFEEDQRFVGRTFIAVSPDNMDPCELRLAKGDLAVRDLVARREPMVDFALRQILQKYDLDTVDGRIEAMRRAAPLVAKIKDREKRPEYVRKLAGDLGMEIEPVQRAVASAAAPAATATAAANTAMVRTDSPQARVERETLKLAIQVPVLAGPMFDAIGEEAYSTVELRTVREAIAEAGGAVTGTSGAVWIERVRDACGDLTGKALIGELAVEPLLRDADPDPHYVSVLLARLQWGATDARIRELKSKVQRINPVTSKDQYLALAGELFSLEQHARALREQAAGGL, encoded by the coding sequence ATGGCAGGCCGGATCCGCGAGGAAGACATCGCGCTGGTTCGTGAGCGCACCGCGATCGCGGATGTCATCTCCGAGCACGTGACGCTGAAGAGCGCCGGTGGCGGCAACCTCAAGGGTTTGTGCCCGTTCCATGACGAAAAGACCCCTTCGTTCACGGTCGCGCCGGGGCGGAATGTCTTCTTCTGCCACGGTTGCGGCAAGGGTGGCGACGCGATCTCGTTTCTGATGGACGTCGATCACCTGACGTTCGTCGAGTCCGTCGAGCGGCTCGCCGGCCGGGCCGGGATCCAGCTCCGCTACATCGAGGGCGGGCCGGCCCCGATGCGGGCCCAGCAGCAAGGGGTCAAGCAGCGCCTGGTCGCCGCGCACGCCGCCGCCGCCGACTTCTACTCCGGCCAACTGACGACCCCCGGCGCCCGGCTGGCGCGCGAGTTCCTCGCGCAGCGCGGCTTCAACCGGGCCGCCGCGCAGGACTTCGGCTGCGGTTTCGCGCCCGAGGGCTGGGATCCGCTGACCCGCCACCTGCGGCAGAGCGGCTTCAGCGGCCAGGAATTGGTCGCCGCCGGGCTGGCCCGCGAAGCGCGCTCCGGCAACCTCATCGACCGGTTCCGCCGCCGGCTGGTCTGGCCGATCCGTGAGTTGTCCGGCGACATCATCGGCTTCGGCGCGCGCAAGCTCTTCGACGATGACGACGGCCCGAAATACCTGAACACCCCGGAGACGACGCTCTACAAGAAGTCGCACGTGCTTTATGGCATCGAGCACGCCAAACGGGAGATCGCCCGGCAGGGTCGCGCGGTGATCGTCGAGGGCTACACCGACGTGATGGCCTGTCACCTGGCCGGCGTCAAGACCGCGGTCGCGACCTGCGGCACCGCGTTCGGTGGCGACCACATCAGCGTGCTGCGCCGGCTGCTGATGGACACCGACTCGTTCGCCGGGGAGATCATCTTCACGTTCGACGGTGACGCGGCCGGGCAGAAGGCCGCGCTGCGGGCCTTCGAAGAAGATCAACGGTTCGTCGGCCGCACGTTCATCGCGGTCAGTCCGGACAATATGGACCCCTGCGAGCTCAGGCTGGCAAAGGGCGACCTGGCTGTTCGCGACCTGGTCGCGCGCCGCGAGCCGATGGTCGATTTCGCCCTGCGCCAGATCCTCCAGAAATACGATCTCGACACCGTCGACGGCCGGATCGAGGCCATGCGCCGGGCGGCACCACTCGTGGCCAAGATCAAAGACCGGGAGAAGCGTCCGGAGTACGTGCGAAAGCTCGCCGGCGACCTCGGGATGGAGATCGAGCCGGTGCAGCGGGCCGTGGCCAGCGCGGCCGCGCCGGCGGCGACCGCGACCGCCGCGGCCAACACCGCCATGGTGCGCACCGACAGCCCGCAGGCCCGGGTCGAGCGCGAGACGCTCAAGCTCGCGATCCAGGTGCCGGTGCTGGCCGGGCCGATGTTCGACGCGATCGGCGAAGAGGCCTACTCGACCGTCGAGTTGCGCACCGTGCGCGAGGCGATCGCCGAGGCCGGCGGCGCGGTCACCGGCACCAGCGGTGCGGTCTGGATCGAGCGGGTCCGCGACGCCTGTGGCGACCTGACCGGCAAGGCGCTGATCGGCGAGCTCGCCGTCGAGCCGCTGCTGCGCGACGCCGACCCCGACCCGCACTACGTCTCGGTGCTGCTGGCCCGCCTGCAATGGGGCGCCACCGACGCCCGGATCCGCGAGCTCAAGTCCAAGGTGCAGCGGATCAATCCGGTCACCAGCAAAGATCAATACCTGGCCCTGGCCGGCGAGCTGTTCTCCCTGGAGCAGCACGCCCGGGCCCTGCGCGAGCAGGCGGCGGGCGGGCTGTGA
- a CDS encoding helix-turn-helix transcriptional regulator — protein MTELPVPASPIGRQRQMEVMRQLVDDLSAGRGKAVLVEGEPGIGKTTLLRAVTTYSRAAGVQAVWALCDELSQAFPLLPLLEALSSRAGVSGTDHQRIAEMLRADPGVGTRTDVIPAAAEQMRDLIQSLCASSPVLLVVDDLQWADPATVMTLGRLIRGVDQLPLLLVGLTRPVPRRDDLLALRRAVEPNLLKLTHLDADAVGEFVTQLVEGTPGAHLMDLAASAGGNPLYLTELVDVLARKGTLIRTEDLVEAPEETTPTSLSAAISDRLQFLSAPAREVLRVAALLGLDFSVRELAVVSGRRLADLLPILDEAILTGVVVEDGTEMAFRHPLIRECLYNSMPVPVRAAWHRDAARALSEDGAPAERVARQLRPTIVQGHRPAPVDAWVVNWLASCAPQLVGQAPKVAIPMLRWALDGTPAEAPLHDVLACRLADALFRVGDPAGAAEVATSALVNVTRPEILVDLHWTLTQCNAVAGKFQESLELLSSALQAPGLRGANRARLLVLVARAQFALGHLDLAGPATDEALATGTEAGDRWSMGWALFVQTILYGVKGESQRALPLYERALAVAEGDPSLIDLRLLLQINQANAFGVLDRYDEAILVAQKVRESADRAGNAFRRAQAQSMLGELLFESGRWDDALVEIDLALNVSKNPTTDSAQHAFAATIQLHRGDASSDRNLRAAERYFGKEEARMCRAFAIAKSLHMERDEKLDSALEVLLKGLADVPDKEETVDLLADAVRLAIAIGDEHNAKSITEHAVAMGTDSPVPHRRAVAAHCLSLLNNDPAGLLEAANSYRAAGRPLPRAQALEAAALVLAERGDMAEARNLFTDAYALYSKLGAEWDLARTQATFRQFGIRRGPRVRHAQARRGWEALTPTENRVAGMVAQGMSNPQIADKLFLSRRTVQTHVSHILAKLELQSRTDIAREASQRDLTHVVS, from the coding sequence GTGACCGAGTTGCCGGTCCCGGCAAGTCCCATCGGTCGTCAACGGCAGATGGAGGTCATGCGACAGCTCGTCGATGACCTCAGCGCCGGCCGTGGCAAGGCAGTCCTGGTCGAGGGCGAGCCCGGCATCGGCAAGACCACATTGTTGCGCGCGGTGACCACCTACTCCCGCGCCGCCGGTGTCCAGGCCGTCTGGGCCCTCTGCGACGAGCTCAGCCAGGCGTTCCCGTTGCTGCCGCTGCTCGAGGCGCTCTCGTCCCGGGCGGGCGTTTCCGGCACCGACCACCAGCGGATCGCCGAGATGTTGCGCGCCGATCCCGGTGTCGGCACCCGCACCGACGTCATCCCGGCCGCCGCCGAGCAGATGCGCGATCTGATCCAGAGCCTCTGCGCCAGCTCGCCGGTCCTGCTCGTGGTCGACGACCTCCAGTGGGCAGACCCGGCCACCGTGATGACCCTCGGCCGTTTGATCCGTGGCGTCGACCAGCTCCCGTTGCTGCTGGTGGGCCTGACCCGCCCGGTGCCGCGCCGCGACGACCTGCTGGCCCTCCGCCGGGCGGTGGAGCCCAACCTGCTGAAGCTGACCCACCTCGACGCCGACGCGGTGGGCGAGTTCGTCACCCAGCTGGTCGAGGGCACGCCCGGCGCCCACCTGATGGACCTGGCGGCCAGCGCCGGCGGCAACCCGCTCTACCTCACCGAGCTGGTCGACGTGCTGGCGCGCAAAGGCACGCTGATCCGCACCGAAGACCTCGTCGAGGCGCCCGAGGAGACCACGCCGACCTCGCTGTCCGCCGCCATCTCCGACCGGCTCCAGTTCCTGTCGGCACCGGCGCGCGAGGTGTTGCGGGTCGCCGCGTTGCTCGGCCTCGACTTCTCCGTCCGCGAGCTGGCGGTCGTGTCCGGCCGAAGGCTCGCCGACCTGCTGCCGATCCTCGACGAGGCGATCCTGACCGGTGTCGTCGTCGAAGACGGCACCGAGATGGCCTTCCGCCACCCGCTGATCCGCGAGTGCCTCTACAACAGCATGCCGGTGCCGGTCCGGGCGGCGTGGCACCGCGACGCCGCCCGCGCGCTCTCCGAAGACGGCGCCCCGGCCGAACGCGTGGCCCGCCAGCTCCGCCCCACGATCGTGCAGGGCCATCGGCCCGCGCCGGTCGACGCCTGGGTCGTCAACTGGTTGGCGTCGTGCGCACCGCAGTTGGTGGGCCAGGCTCCGAAGGTCGCCATCCCGATGCTCCGCTGGGCCCTCGACGGCACACCGGCCGAGGCACCGCTGCACGACGTGCTGGCCTGCCGGCTCGCCGACGCGCTCTTCCGCGTCGGTGACCCAGCCGGCGCCGCCGAGGTCGCGACCAGCGCGCTGGTCAACGTCACCCGCCCCGAGATCCTGGTCGACCTGCACTGGACGCTGACCCAGTGCAACGCCGTCGCCGGCAAGTTCCAGGAGTCGCTCGAGCTGCTGAGCAGCGCGCTCCAGGCCCCGGGCCTGCGCGGCGCCAACCGCGCCCGGCTGCTCGTCCTGGTGGCGCGGGCCCAGTTCGCACTGGGCCACCTCGACCTGGCCGGCCCGGCAACCGACGAGGCGCTCGCGACCGGCACCGAGGCCGGCGACCGCTGGAGCATGGGCTGGGCGCTGTTCGTCCAGACGATCCTCTACGGCGTCAAGGGCGAGTCCCAGCGCGCGCTGCCACTCTACGAACGCGCCCTGGCGGTGGCCGAGGGCGACCCGTCCCTGATCGACCTGCGCTTGCTGTTGCAGATCAACCAGGCCAACGCGTTCGGCGTGCTCGACCGCTACGACGAGGCGATCCTGGTCGCCCAGAAGGTCCGCGAGTCCGCCGACCGCGCCGGCAACGCCTTCCGGCGGGCCCAGGCCCAGAGCATGCTGGGCGAGCTGCTATTCGAGTCGGGCCGCTGGGACGACGCGCTGGTGGAGATCGACCTGGCCCTCAACGTCTCGAAGAACCCGACCACCGACAGCGCCCAACACGCCTTCGCCGCAACCATCCAACTCCACCGCGGCGACGCGAGCAGCGACCGCAACCTACGCGCGGCGGAGCGCTACTTTGGCAAGGAAGAGGCCCGGATGTGCCGCGCCTTCGCGATCGCGAAGAGCCTGCACATGGAACGCGACGAAAAGCTCGACAGCGCGCTTGAGGTGCTGCTCAAGGGCCTGGCCGACGTGCCCGACAAGGAAGAGACGGTCGATCTGCTGGCCGACGCGGTGCGGTTGGCGATCGCCATCGGCGACGAGCACAACGCCAAATCCATCACCGAGCACGCGGTCGCCATGGGCACCGACTCCCCGGTCCCACACCGCCGCGCCGTGGCCGCACACTGCCTGAGCCTCCTGAACAACGACCCGGCAGGCCTGCTAGAGGCGGCAAACAGCTACCGCGCCGCAGGCCGCCCACTACCGCGCGCACAGGCCCTGGAGGCGGCCGCCCTGGTGCTGGCCGAACGCGGCGACATGGCCGAGGCGCGCAACCTGTTCACCGACGCCTACGCCCTTTATTCCAAGCTGGGCGCCGAGTGGGACCTCGCCCGCACCCAGGCAACCTTCCGCCAGTTCGGCATCCGCCGCGGCCCGCGAGTCCGGCACGCCCAGGCCCGCCGCGGTTGGGAAGCGCTGACGCCGACGGAAAACCGGGTGGCCGGCATGGTCGCGCAGGGCATGTCCAACCCCCAGATCGCCGACAAACTGTTCCTTTCCCGCCGCACGGTGCAGACCCACGTCTCCCACATCCTGGCGAAGCTCGAACTCCAGTCCCGCACCGACATCGCCCGCGAGGCCAGCCAACGCGACCTGACCCACGTCGTGAGCTGA
- a CDS encoding winged helix DNA-binding domain-containing protein, giving the protein MPHTLTDRELNRTLLHRQLLLDRSQAALPQVLELMAGLQAQYSPAIYLGLWSRAEGVERPAVTQLLHDREIIQGTLLRATIHAVSKRDYWPWALAIREARRAMALRSFKPAPTHEELEEVAATLRAALADGPLKQREIDQLIGADHRRLIGLWLDMVRQPPSGTWERRRADLYTLADDWVGPPEGTAEEGLVHLVRRYLTGFGPATRKEIATWAGVPVAAVGTALSELDTTGYQAKDGTELVDLAGGPIADGDADAPPRFLPNWDASLLVHARRSGILPEEFRPRIFHVRAPQSFAVFLVDGAVAGTWKAVDGKLEYDEFRPLTTTERERLHAEGERLADFHA; this is encoded by the coding sequence GTGCCGCACACCCTGACCGATCGGGAGCTCAACCGGACGCTCCTGCACCGCCAGCTGCTGCTGGACCGCTCCCAGGCCGCGTTGCCCCAGGTGCTGGAGCTGATGGCCGGCCTACAGGCCCAGTACTCCCCCGCCATTTACCTCGGCCTCTGGTCCCGCGCCGAAGGCGTCGAGCGACCGGCCGTGACCCAACTGCTGCACGACCGCGAGATCATCCAGGGCACCCTGCTGCGGGCCACCATCCACGCGGTCAGCAAGCGCGACTACTGGCCCTGGGCGTTGGCCATCCGGGAGGCCCGCCGCGCCATGGCGTTGCGGTCGTTCAAGCCGGCGCCGACGCACGAAGAACTGGAAGAGGTCGCCGCCACCCTGCGCGCGGCCCTCGCCGACGGTCCGCTCAAGCAGCGCGAGATCGACCAGCTGATCGGCGCCGACCACCGTCGCCTGATCGGCCTGTGGCTGGACATGGTGCGGCAACCCCCGAGCGGCACGTGGGAGCGGCGCCGGGCCGACCTCTACACCCTCGCCGACGACTGGGTCGGGCCACCGGAGGGCACGGCCGAGGAGGGCCTCGTCCACCTGGTGCGCCGATATCTGACGGGATTCGGCCCCGCGACCCGCAAGGAGATCGCCACCTGGGCCGGCGTGCCGGTCGCCGCCGTCGGCACCGCGCTGTCCGAGCTGGACACGACCGGCTACCAGGCGAAGGACGGCACCGAGCTGGTCGACCTCGCGGGCGGACCGATCGCCGACGGCGACGCGGACGCACCACCGCGATTCCTGCCCAACTGGGACGCATCGCTGCTGGTGCACGCCCGCCGCTCGGGCATCCTCCCGGAGGAGTTCCGGCCCCGGATCTTCCACGTCCGGGCACCGCAGTCGTTCGCGGTGTTCCTCGTCGACGGCGCCGTCGCGGGCACCTGGAAAGCGGTCGACGGCAAGCTCGAATACGACGAGTTCCGCCCGCTCACCACGACGGAGCGCGAGCGGCTGCACGCGGAAGGCGAGCGGCTCGCCGATTTCCACGCCTAA
- a CDS encoding HIT family protein, translating into MTIPFDAAAYEERVRSGPCFICAMLRGDPDYQHHIVYADELCIAFLNRYPPLLGYTLVVPRAHVVDVTGDRALFRHVTDVVHDVAEALKRVVPTERVYLMSLGSHQGNAHVHWHVAPLPPGIPYAEQQFEAVRSSRGILPVTDAEQAALAARLRSAIRP; encoded by the coding sequence GTGACGATCCCTTTCGACGCGGCCGCCTATGAGGAGCGGGTCCGCAGCGGGCCGTGCTTCATCTGCGCGATGCTGCGCGGGGACCCTGATTATCAACACCACATCGTGTACGCGGATGAGCTGTGCATCGCGTTCCTCAACCGCTATCCGCCGTTGCTCGGCTACACGCTCGTGGTGCCGCGCGCGCATGTGGTCGACGTGACCGGCGACCGCGCCCTGTTCCGGCACGTCACCGACGTGGTGCACGACGTGGCCGAGGCACTCAAGCGGGTCGTGCCGACCGAGCGGGTCTACCTGATGTCGCTCGGCTCGCACCAGGGCAACGCACACGTGCACTGGCACGTCGCCCCACTGCCGCCGGGCATCCCCTACGCGGAGCAGCAGTTCGAGGCGGTGCGGAGCAGCCGCGGCATTCTGCCGGTGACCGACGCGGAGCAGGCCGCCCTGGCCGCCAGGCTGCGGTCGGCCATCCGCCCTTGA